A window of the Halotia branconii CENA392 genome harbors these coding sequences:
- a CDS encoding tyrosine-type recombinase/integrase, protein MTITLAQVATAFLTRNGLVASTVKSYEYTLLPLLKEHGRLPIELIDRQLLKNYLQSLDELRYTTHNRHQAIISALFNFAVEESYIKSNPASRLGLRKPERERGEHKTDEIIRYLTPSQLETMYASVKANSRLEAIARLLHRSGARVGELLALELSQINQQQRKFQVVGKGNKQRWCFYSEDAEIALNKYIKYYRHSDSIALFTAQQPKSKVITPVSYRTVNADWKAAIGENDELEGIRLHDLRHTFATERVGLMGIEELRALMGHQNIQTTLRYQKVTSSRAELVAKTALDNLINNI, encoded by the coding sequence TTGACAATTACTTTAGCACAAGTAGCTACAGCATTTTTAACCAGAAATGGATTAGTAGCTAGTACAGTTAAATCATACGAATATACGCTACTACCTTTGCTTAAAGAACATGGTAGATTACCTATAGAATTGATAGATCGTCAACTCTTGAAAAATTATCTTCAAAGTTTAGATGAATTAAGGTATACCACCCATAATCGTCATCAAGCAATAATCAGCGCTCTGTTTAATTTTGCTGTAGAAGAAAGTTACATTAAATCAAACCCAGCTAGTCGCCTGGGCTTGCGAAAACCAGAACGAGAAAGAGGGGAACACAAGACAGATGAAATAATCCGCTATCTGACACCATCCCAGCTAGAAACTATGTATGCAAGCGTAAAAGCTAATTCCCGGTTAGAGGCGATCGCTCGTCTGTTACATAGAAGCGGAGCTAGAGTAGGGGAATTACTAGCACTGGAACTATCGCAGATAAATCAACAGCAACGTAAGTTTCAAGTCGTGGGTAAAGGTAACAAACAACGTTGGTGTTTTTATAGTGAAGATGCAGAAATAGCTTTAAATAAGTATATAAAATATTATCGTCATTCTGATTCAATAGCATTATTTACGGCTCAACAGCCAAAGAGCAAAGTTATAACTCCAGTCAGTTATCGAACTGTAAATGCAGACTGGAAAGCAGCAATTGGGGAAAATGACGAATTAGAAGGGATACGACTACATGACCTGCGCCATACCTTTGCGACAGAACGGGTGGGACTCATGGGGATTGAGGAGTTACGGGCATTGATGGGACATCAGAATATCCAAACGACCTTACGCTATCAAAAAGTAACTAGTTCTAGAGCAGAATTAGTAGCAAAAACGGCTTTAGATAATTTGATAAATAATATATAA
- a CDS encoding Uma2 family endonuclease, translated as MTYTPPKILSFEEFITEYGDNTRYELIDGELRDMEPTGPHEAVAGTIAGRIYVEIFHSQFNWTVPKTCLIKPPAAEATALRPDVIVLDQEQLSNEPLWQKEPIICNGSTIKLVAEVVSTNWQDDYARKVEEYAFLNIPEYWIVDFRGLGGLQFIGNPKQPTFTVCQLVNGVYEQHQYRLGDNILSNLLPNLKMKLNDVMPI; from the coding sequence ATGACATACACTCCACCTAAAATACTCAGCTTCGAGGAATTCATCACTGAATATGGAGATAATACACGCTACGAACTAATTGACGGAGAACTAAGAGACATGGAACCGACAGGCCCTCATGAAGCTGTGGCTGGTACTATCGCAGGTCGAATCTATGTCGAAATTTTTCATTCTCAGTTCAACTGGACAGTGCCGAAAACTTGTTTAATTAAACCTCCTGCGGCTGAAGCTACAGCTTTACGTCCTGATGTGATTGTTTTAGATCAAGAACAATTAAGTAATGAACCACTTTGGCAAAAAGAACCTATTATTTGTAACGGTAGCACTATTAAGCTTGTTGCTGAAGTTGTCAGTACAAATTGGCAAGATGACTATGCCAGAAAAGTGGAAGAATATGCTTTTCTTAACATCCCTGAATATTGGATTGTAGACTTTCGGGGATTGGGAGGTTTGCAATTTATTGGTAATCCTAAACAACCTACTTTTACTGTGTGTCAGTTAGTTAACGGTGTATACGAACAGCACCAATATCGTTTAGGAGATAATATTCTATCTAATTTATTGCCTAATTTAAAGATGAAACTTAACGATGTTATGCCGATTTAG
- a CDS encoding glycosyltransferase family 4 protein — protein sequence MPNTRKLLSIGHSYVVKLNRRLVNEIARLGQREWEVTAVAPSFMHGDLRSMHLEADLNEICRLQALPVYFSKPAHILTYDWRLKKIMQQGWNLVHCWEEPYIVAGGQIAWWTPKNTPLVYSSFQNKSKRYPPPFNWIEQYAMNRATGWITGGQTVVETLKHRQGYSLPMRLIPFGVDIDHFYPCVNAKHQIRRFLSWEEQGTPVIGFLGRFVSEKGLDLLMRVLDSLQTPWRALFVGNGSMESSLRTWAKRYPEQVRICTDVKHSEVPQYLNAMDILVAPSQTVPNWREQFGRMLIEAFACGIPVIGSDSGEIPYVIQDAGLVVSEKDESGWVAAISDLLNSPSRRQELAQKGLERSHTLYAWPFVAKQHLQFFNDLLDNKN from the coding sequence ATGCCTAATACTCGAAAACTTCTCTCTATTGGTCACTCTTATGTGGTTAAATTAAACCGCCGATTGGTCAATGAAATAGCCCGTTTGGGACAAAGAGAATGGGAAGTAACTGCGGTTGCGCCTTCATTTATGCACGGAGATTTACGATCCATGCATTTAGAAGCTGACCTCAACGAAATCTGTAGGCTACAAGCACTACCAGTATATTTCAGTAAACCTGCTCACATTTTGACTTATGATTGGCGACTCAAAAAGATCATGCAGCAAGGTTGGAATTTAGTTCATTGTTGGGAGGAACCTTACATTGTTGCTGGTGGACAGATTGCCTGGTGGACACCAAAAAACACTCCACTTGTTTACTCTAGCTTTCAAAACAAATCTAAGCGATATCCACCCCCATTTAACTGGATTGAGCAGTATGCTATGAACCGCGCAACTGGATGGATTACTGGTGGACAAACTGTTGTGGAAACTTTAAAACATCGGCAAGGATATTCACTTCCGATGCGACTCATCCCGTTCGGTGTAGATATTGACCATTTCTATCCTTGTGTTAATGCTAAACACCAAATCCGCCGCTTTCTAAGTTGGGAAGAACAAGGAACACCAGTTATCGGCTTTCTGGGACGCTTTGTTTCTGAAAAAGGATTAGATTTACTGATGCGGGTTCTAGATAGTTTACAAACTCCTTGGCGAGCTTTGTTTGTTGGTAATGGCTCAATGGAATCATCTCTACGAACGTGGGCGAAACGTTATCCCGAACAAGTACGGATTTGCACAGATGTCAAACATAGTGAAGTTCCCCAATATCTCAACGCTATGGATATACTTGTCGCCCCCAGTCAAACTGTACCAAATTGGCGAGAACAATTTGGGCGGATGCTGATTGAGGCCTTTGCTTGTGGTATTCCTGTGATTGGTAGTGATAGCGGGGAAATTCCTTATGTTATTCAAGATGCGGGTTTGGTTGTGAGCGAGAAAGATGAGTCAGGTTGGGTTGCAGCTATTTCAGACTTGCTTAACAGTCCATCTCGACGACAAGAACTTGCTCAAAAAGGTTTAGAGCGATCGCATACACTCTATGCTTGGCCATTTGTTGCTAAACAACATTTGCAATTTTTTAACGACCTTTTAGACAATAAAAATTAA
- a CDS encoding double zinc ribbon domain-containing protein, producing MDNTPKPQESLAEYVKRIRASLGMSQTELALKAGIHLQSLGKIERAMTTKLNSKSQRGLAVALQVPSEYLDAVVRGIPLGASDSLKFCPHCWQAGTAPEEIWLLPRSQFCFLCGNGLRNSCSQCHEPITSLKFRFCPYCGFPYKGLQKQDVT from the coding sequence ATGGATAATACCCCAAAACCTCAAGAATCATTGGCAGAATACGTCAAAAGAATACGTGCCAGCTTGGGCATGAGTCAAACTGAACTGGCACTTAAAGCTGGGATTCATCTTCAAAGCTTGGGTAAGATTGAACGCGCTATGACTACCAAGCTTAATAGTAAAAGTCAGCGTGGGTTAGCTGTAGCTTTGCAGGTTCCTAGCGAATATCTTGATGCTGTTGTTCGTGGTATACCTTTAGGTGCATCCGATTCTCTCAAGTTCTGTCCTCACTGTTGGCAGGCTGGAACAGCACCTGAAGAAATCTGGCTGTTGCCACGATCTCAGTTTTGTTTTCTGTGCGGTAATGGCTTACGTAATAGTTGCTCTCAGTGTCATGAACCAATTACGTCTTTAAAATTTAGATTTTGTCCTTACTGTGGTTTTCCTTACAAAGGACTTCAGAAACAGGATGTGACTTGA
- a CDS encoding glycosyltransferase family 1 protein — translation MKPIIDSIIAIVPRLPPAIDGLGDYGLNLAEQVRQYFGLLTDFVVGDSNWSGDPLIRGFTVKQVAEHSSAALLKLLPKDQHSRTTVLLHYVGYGYAKRGCPVWLVEGLERWRKAGTSRHLVTMFHEIYAFGSIWTSQFWTSPLQRNLATRLVCLSDRCLTNKQGYAEILTKLSQGKHHQVPTLPVFSNVGEPKNLISLSERPRQLIIFGGAGMRSRVYQQSQLALQRTCLELEIETILDIGTPLNFEIKPVNNIPVICLGVKSAEEVSNLLANSVTGFLNYPIEFLAKSGVFAAYCAHRLLPIGTWYKGQNVDGLQAGKHYWLGDKYQYKMNLSAGQIVADNAYSWYQNHQLSMQAHTFINCLIK, via the coding sequence ATGAAACCTATTATTGATAGCATCATCGCAATTGTTCCTCGTTTACCCCCTGCTATTGATGGCTTAGGAGACTATGGGTTGAATTTAGCTGAACAAGTGCGTCAATACTTTGGCTTGCTGACTGATTTTGTTGTTGGTGATTCTAATTGGTCTGGCGATCCTTTAATCAGGGGATTTACAGTTAAGCAGGTAGCGGAACATTCTAGTGCAGCTTTGTTAAAGTTACTACCTAAAGACCAGCACTCAAGAACTACTGTTTTGTTACATTATGTAGGTTACGGTTATGCAAAACGAGGCTGTCCAGTTTGGTTGGTGGAAGGTTTAGAGCGTTGGCGAAAAGCTGGAACTTCTCGGCATTTGGTAACGATGTTTCACGAAATCTATGCCTTTGGTTCTATTTGGACGAGTCAATTTTGGACATCACCACTGCAAAGAAATCTAGCTACACGTTTGGTTTGTTTGAGCGATCGCTGTCTTACTAATAAACAAGGTTATGCTGAAATTCTCACGAAATTAAGTCAAGGAAAACATCATCAAGTTCCGACTTTACCTGTTTTTTCCAATGTTGGTGAGCCAAAGAATTTAATTTCTTTATCAGAACGTCCTCGACAATTGATAATTTTTGGTGGTGCTGGAATGCGATCACGTGTTTATCAGCAATCACAATTAGCGTTACAGCGTACTTGTCTAGAGTTAGAAATTGAGACAATTCTAGATATTGGTACTCCTCTCAATTTTGAAATTAAGCCAGTGAATAATATCCCTGTCATCTGTTTAGGAGTTAAGTCTGCTGAAGAAGTAAGCAATCTACTAGCAAACTCGGTGACAGGTTTTTTAAACTACCCTATTGAATTTTTGGCAAAATCAGGAGTTTTTGCAGCTTACTGCGCTCACAGATTGCTGCCTATAGGCACATGGTATAAAGGACAAAATGTAGATGGTTTGCAAGCAGGAAAACACTACTGGCTAGGAGACAAGTACCAGTACAAGATGAATTTGTCAGCAGGGCAGATAGTTGCAGACAACGCTTACTCTTGGTATCAAAATCATCAATTATCGATGCAAGCTCATACTTTTATTAATTGTTTAATAAAATGA